Proteins encoded within one genomic window of Microbacterium sp. LKL04:
- the guaB gene encoding IMP dehydrogenase, translating to MSDHNDPFGFVGLTYDDVLLLPGHTDVIPSEADTSSRVTRRITVATPLLSAAMDTVTEARLAIAIAREGGIGIIHRNLSIADQAKMVDQVKRSESGMITDPITTTPDATIEEVDTLCGQYRISGLPVIDDDGKLVGIVTNRDMRFVSGFERQTTKVRDVMTVDGLVTGRVGIGANEVIALFAHHRVEKLPLIDDDGKLAGLITIKDFDKSEKYPLATKDDQGRLRVGAAIGFFGDAWERAEALRDAGVDVIVVDTANGQSAGVIDMVKRIKADESFAHIDVIGGNVATREGAQALIDAGVDAVKVGVGPGSICTTRVVAGVGVPQVTAIYEASLAARDAGVPIIADGGLQYSGDIAKALVAGADTVMLGSLLAGTDESPGEVVFQGGKQFKLYRGMGSLGALQTRGKKTSYSKDRYFQADVPSDDKLIPEGIEGQVAYRGPVSAVAYQLVGGLRQSMFYVGARTVEELKARGKFVRITSAGLKESHPHDVQIVVEAPNYKR from the coding sequence ATGAGCGACCACAACGACCCGTTCGGATTCGTGGGACTGACGTACGACGACGTCCTGCTGCTGCCCGGCCACACGGACGTCATCCCGTCCGAGGCCGACACCTCATCCCGGGTCACGAGGCGCATCACCGTCGCGACCCCGCTTCTGTCCGCAGCGATGGACACCGTGACCGAGGCCCGCCTCGCCATCGCGATCGCACGCGAGGGCGGCATCGGCATCATCCACCGCAACCTCTCGATCGCCGATCAGGCGAAGATGGTCGACCAGGTCAAGCGCAGCGAGTCCGGCATGATCACGGACCCGATCACGACGACCCCGGACGCCACCATCGAAGAGGTCGACACCCTCTGCGGCCAGTACCGCATCTCGGGGCTTCCCGTCATCGACGACGACGGGAAGCTCGTCGGCATCGTCACGAACCGAGACATGCGCTTCGTCTCCGGCTTCGAGCGTCAGACCACGAAGGTCCGCGACGTCATGACCGTGGACGGCCTCGTGACCGGTCGGGTCGGCATCGGCGCCAACGAGGTGATCGCGCTCTTCGCGCACCACCGGGTCGAGAAGCTGCCGCTCATCGATGACGACGGCAAGCTCGCGGGTCTCATCACCATCAAGGACTTCGACAAGAGCGAGAAGTATCCCCTCGCGACCAAAGACGACCAGGGTCGACTGCGCGTGGGAGCGGCGATCGGCTTCTTCGGGGACGCGTGGGAACGCGCGGAGGCGTTGCGGGATGCCGGTGTCGACGTCATCGTGGTCGACACGGCCAACGGCCAGTCCGCCGGAGTCATCGACATGGTGAAGCGGATCAAGGCAGACGAGTCGTTCGCGCACATCGACGTGATCGGCGGCAACGTCGCCACTCGTGAAGGCGCGCAGGCTCTCATCGACGCCGGAGTGGATGCGGTCAAGGTCGGCGTCGGTCCGGGTTCCATCTGCACCACCCGAGTCGTCGCCGGCGTCGGCGTCCCCCAGGTCACCGCGATCTACGAGGCGTCCCTCGCCGCGCGTGACGCGGGCGTCCCGATCATCGCGGACGGCGGACTTCAGTACTCCGGCGACATCGCGAAGGCCCTCGTCGCCGGTGCCGACACCGTGATGCTCGGCTCTCTCCTCGCGGGGACCGACGAGTCGCCGGGTGAAGTGGTCTTCCAGGGCGGCAAGCAGTTCAAGCTCTACCGGGGGATGGGATCGCTCGGGGCGCTCCAGACCCGCGGCAAGAAGACGTCGTACTCGAAGGACCGATATTTCCAGGCGGACGTCCCGAGCGACGACAAGCTGATTCCCGAAGGCATCGAGGGGCAGGTCGCGTACCGCGGACCCGTGTCCGCCGTCGCCTACCAGTTGGTCGGTGGGCTGCGGCAGTCGATGTTCTACGTCGGCGCTCGCACGGTGGAGGAGCTGAAGGCCCGAGGCAAGTTCGTCCGGATCACCTCGGCGGGCCTCAAGGAGTCCCACCCCCACGACGTCCAGATCGTCGTCGAAGCGCCGAATTACAAGCGCTGA
- a CDS encoding branched-chain amino acid ABC transporter permease, whose amino-acid sequence MTHRVSALAALLFAAIVLLCAMPSAAFAAAPDNPGDDQEKTSFYFAGVITFDDKPVPDVGLSVEGDGFEASTITTTDGRWRLYVPEKATYTLTVDESTLPEGVIVEGDSASQEVEFGLTGSKIVNLFLGEGQRQTVSFVDQLASRLFNGLNFGLLLALAAMGAALIYGTTGLSNFAHGELVTWGALIAMIFSTMWQLPLWLGIIAALLGGAALGLASDAAIWRPLRRRGLGVVQLMIVSIGFSLALRYTYQFVIGGSTYQLPGASPAPIQLGPISVSYIDLISMGVSILVILAVAYFLLGTRIGKATRAISDNPQLAAASGINVDRVVRIVWILAGVLAALSGVLWAYFRPGVKWDMGTQMLLLIFAAITLGGLGTAFGALLGSLIVGIVVETSTLWIPSDLKYAGALVVLILILLVRPQGLLGRKERLG is encoded by the coding sequence ATGACACATCGGGTGTCCGCCCTCGCCGCGTTACTCTTCGCGGCGATCGTGCTCCTCTGCGCGATGCCCTCAGCGGCCTTCGCAGCGGCTCCCGACAACCCGGGAGACGACCAGGAGAAGACTTCGTTCTACTTCGCGGGAGTCATCACCTTCGATGACAAGCCCGTTCCCGATGTGGGCCTCTCCGTCGAAGGCGACGGATTCGAGGCATCCACCATCACGACCACCGACGGCCGTTGGCGGCTGTACGTCCCCGAGAAGGCGACCTACACCCTCACCGTCGACGAGTCGACCCTCCCCGAGGGCGTCATCGTCGAGGGCGACTCCGCGTCGCAGGAGGTCGAGTTCGGGCTCACCGGCTCGAAGATCGTCAACCTCTTCCTCGGGGAGGGCCAGCGGCAGACGGTGTCGTTCGTCGATCAACTCGCGTCGCGCCTCTTCAACGGCCTGAACTTCGGCCTGCTCCTCGCCCTCGCAGCCATGGGCGCCGCGCTCATCTACGGGACGACGGGGCTCTCGAACTTCGCCCACGGTGAGCTCGTCACCTGGGGCGCGCTCATCGCGATGATCTTCAGCACGATGTGGCAGCTGCCGCTCTGGCTCGGCATCATCGCGGCGCTCCTGGGAGGTGCGGCGCTGGGGCTCGCCTCGGATGCCGCCATCTGGCGCCCGCTCCGCCGAAGAGGGCTCGGGGTGGTCCAGCTGATGATCGTCAGCATCGGCTTCTCACTGGCCCTGCGGTACACGTACCAGTTCGTCATCGGCGGGTCGACGTACCAGCTGCCCGGTGCCAGCCCGGCGCCGATCCAGCTCGGGCCGATCTCCGTGTCGTACATCGACCTGATCAGCATGGGCGTTAGCATCCTCGTCATCCTCGCGGTCGCGTACTTCCTCCTCGGAACGCGCATCGGCAAGGCGACGCGAGCGATCTCCGACAACCCGCAGCTCGCCGCCGCCTCCGGCATCAATGTCGACCGCGTCGTGCGGATCGTCTGGATCCTCGCCGGCGTCCTCGCCGCGCTCTCGGGTGTGCTCTGGGCCTACTTCCGCCCGGGCGTCAAATGGGACATGGGCACGCAGATGCTGCTGCTGATCTTCGCGGCGATCACGCTCGGCGGACTCGGCACCGCATTCGGCGCCCTCCTCGGATCCCTCATCGTCGGCATCGTCGTCGAGACCTCGACGCTGTGGATCCCCTCAGACCTGAAGTACGCGGGCGCTCTCGTCGTACTCATCCTCATCCTGCTCGTGCGACCACAGGGTCTGCTGGGCCGTAAAGAGAGATTGGGGTAG
- a CDS encoding branched-chain amino acid ABC transporter permease, producing MDWGAIVGNTLSYLLSPITIAYALAATGLAVHFGYAGLLNFGMAGFMALGGYGYAISVLSFGLPWWLGMIIGLLLAAVFALVLGIPTLRLRADYLAIVTIAAAEIVRLLFTTQVFDEYTNSADGLGNYHGGFRDANPFPDGTYGFGPWTFNADGLWVRVFGLLMLAIALFVVWSLVRSPWGRVLKGIREDEDAIRALGKNVFAYKMQALVVGGMIGALGGIVFVLPSAVVPSSYTTSLTFFLWTILLLGGAATIFGPSIGAVLFWMVMALLGNMLPELASQGFLPMTSIQAGTLRFILVGVALMLLVIFRPQGLLGNKKEMTFVK from the coding sequence GTGGACTGGGGTGCCATCGTCGGAAACACGCTCAGCTATCTGCTGAGTCCTATCACCATCGCGTACGCCCTGGCGGCGACCGGCTTGGCCGTGCACTTCGGCTACGCGGGCCTGCTGAACTTCGGCATGGCAGGCTTCATGGCCCTCGGCGGCTACGGCTACGCGATCTCCGTTCTCAGCTTCGGTCTGCCGTGGTGGCTGGGGATGATCATCGGGCTCCTGCTCGCGGCCGTCTTCGCTCTCGTGCTCGGCATCCCGACCCTGCGTCTTCGTGCCGACTACCTCGCGATCGTGACGATCGCGGCGGCGGAGATCGTCCGACTCCTCTTCACCACGCAGGTGTTCGACGAGTACACGAACTCGGCCGACGGTCTCGGCAACTACCACGGCGGATTCCGGGATGCGAACCCGTTCCCCGACGGCACGTACGGCTTCGGACCGTGGACGTTCAACGCGGACGGCCTGTGGGTGCGCGTGTTCGGACTCCTGATGCTGGCGATCGCGCTGTTCGTGGTCTGGTCCCTGGTGCGCAGCCCCTGGGGTCGCGTCCTCAAGGGCATCCGCGAGGACGAGGACGCGATCCGCGCTCTCGGCAAGAACGTCTTCGCCTACAAGATGCAGGCGCTCGTGGTGGGTGGCATGATCGGCGCCCTCGGCGGCATCGTGTTCGTGCTGCCCTCGGCGGTGGTCCCCTCCAGTTACACGACGTCGCTCACGTTCTTCCTCTGGACGATCCTGCTGCTCGGCGGCGCCGCGACCATCTTCGGCCCGTCGATCGGCGCCGTCCTCTTCTGGATGGTCATGGCGCTGCTCGGCAACATGCTCCCCGAGCTCGCGTCGCAGGGATTCCTGCCGATGACGAGCATCCAGGCCGGTACGCTCCGCTTCATCCTCGTCGGAGTCGCGCTGATGCTGCTGGTCATCTTCCGACCGCAGGGCCTTCTCGGCAACAAGAAGGAGATGACCTTTGTCAAGTGA
- a CDS encoding ABC transporter ATP-binding protein has product MSSDLTPDNPAATATPTGSVRRPKTTGLAKGDNVPGVAKNDPILVIDDVQRRFGGLTAVDVEHLEIPRNAITALIGPNGAGKTTLFNLLCGFDKPNSGRWSYDGKNLAGIPAFKVARMGQVRTFQLTKALALLTVLENMKLGAPGQRGEKFWQSFLPKLWRTQEKQIEEKARGLLARFKLDAKEKDFAASLSGGQRKLLEMARALMSDPNLVMLDEPMAGVNPALTQSLLDHILDLKELGMTVLFVEHDMHMVRHIADWVVVMAEGKVVAEGPPDTVMQDKAVIDAYLGSHQDVDLGVVTGRVPGELDESAREMLAEIEEEEASSIADAEKEDK; this is encoded by the coding sequence TTGTCAAGTGATCTGACCCCCGACAACCCGGCCGCGACGGCTACGCCGACCGGGTCGGTCCGTCGCCCGAAGACCACCGGTCTCGCCAAGGGCGACAACGTCCCCGGCGTCGCGAAGAACGACCCGATCCTCGTGATCGACGACGTCCAGCGTCGCTTCGGCGGACTGACGGCAGTGGATGTCGAGCACCTCGAGATCCCTCGCAACGCGATCACCGCGCTCATCGGACCGAACGGCGCGGGCAAGACCACGCTGTTCAACCTCCTCTGCGGCTTCGACAAGCCCAACAGCGGGCGCTGGTCGTACGACGGCAAGAACCTCGCCGGCATCCCGGCCTTCAAGGTCGCCCGGATGGGCCAGGTCCGCACCTTCCAGCTCACCAAGGCGCTCGCCCTGCTGACCGTCCTCGAGAACATGAAGCTCGGTGCACCCGGACAGCGAGGGGAGAAGTTCTGGCAGAGCTTCCTGCCGAAGCTGTGGCGCACGCAGGAGAAGCAGATCGAGGAGAAGGCCCGCGGCCTCCTCGCGCGGTTCAAGCTCGACGCCAAGGAGAAGGACTTCGCCGCGAGCCTCTCCGGCGGACAGCGGAAGCTCCTCGAGATGGCGCGCGCGCTCATGAGCGACCCGAACCTCGTCATGCTCGACGAGCCCATGGCCGGTGTGAACCCGGCTCTGACGCAGTCGCTCCTCGACCACATCCTCGACCTGAAAGAGCTCGGCATGACCGTGCTCTTCGTCGAGCACGACATGCACATGGTCCGTCACATCGCCGACTGGGTCGTCGTGATGGCCGAGGGCAAGGTCGTGGCCGAAGGACCGCCCGACACCGTGATGCAGGACAAGGCGGTCATCGACGCCTACCTCGGCAGTCACCAGGATGTCGACCTCGGCGTCGTGACCGGCCGCGTCCCGGGCGAGCTGGACGAGTCCGCTCGCGAGATGCTCGCGGAGATCGAAGAAGAGGAGGCGTCCTCGATCGCGGACGCCGAGAAAGAGGACAAATGA